Proteins encoded together in one Anas acuta chromosome 10, bAnaAcu1.1, whole genome shotgun sequence window:
- the CDH15 gene encoding cadherin-15: MGPPLLLACLLAPLCARGASTAPGSPPGWRQHEAPRRVKRAWVIPPISVSENHKRIPHLLVQIKSDKQQPGGVIYSIKGPGVDEEPLGIFSIDKFSGKVFLNAMLDREENDRFRLKAFALDLGGVTLEDPTDLEIIVVDQNDNRPLFRQDVFTGRVVEGAEPGTCVMTVEATDADDPETDNAALRFSILEQGAGGMFSINATTGEICTARPGLDRESVGVYNLTLQAADMSGDGLTTTATAVIYLEDINDNAPEFTKEEFSMEVEEQAAGLEVGRVLVHDKDLAGSPNWLAKFTILEGDPEGAFAIHTDPYTNDGVLSVAKPLDHEVRDRFQLTVSVQNQQPLEPGAPGSPRALATVQVRVRDVNEAPVFRENPRRVSVPEGAPPGTPVTTYTASDPDTRQLQTLTYALLYDPAGWLQLDPHSGTVRTKRELRHPSAFLQGGWYIALVLARDDAEPPLSATGTLSIEILEVNDHAPLLQPPAGVVCGRPGRGGSLLLGATDDDRPPHGAPFHFQLSPQHPQLARNWSITRFNVTHAVLAVLVELPEGLYSLPLLLRDSGTPPREQQQLLNVSVCPCGRDGTCEDGVLAAATAGVGITLEALLVILGSSTLLLLLALLGAARVRGRRRALRKGLLQRSRDDMRDNILNYDEQGGGEEDQDAYDINQLRHPQLLQPRAKPPVRRDAPLRSGTPSAPRKLPSGPSDIEDFINEGLEAADSDPSVPPYDTALIYDYEGSGSVASPLSSIVSSLTDEDQDYDYLSEWGPRFRRLADLYGQ; the protein is encoded by the exons ATGGGGCCCCCGCTCCTGCTCGCCTGCCTGCTCGCCCCCCTCTGCGCCAGG ggtGCCAGCACGgccccaggcagcccccccGGCTGGCGGCAGCACGAGGCCCCCCGGCGGGTGAAGAGGGCCTGGGTGATCCCCCCCATCAGCGTCTCGGAGAACCACAAGCGCATCCCACACCTCCTGGTGCAG ATCAAGTCGGACaagcagcagccggggggggtGATCTACAGCATCAAGGGGCCGGGGGTGGACGAGGAGCCCTTGGGCATCTTCTCCATCGACAAGTTCAGCGGCAAGGTCTTCCTCAACGCCATGCTGGACCGGGAGGAGAACGACCGATTTCGG CTGAAGGCTTTTGCCCTGGACCTGGGCGGCGTGACGCTGGAGGACCCCACGGACCTGGAGATCATCGTGGTGGACCAGAACGACAACCGGCCGCTCTTCCGCCAGGACGTCTTCACGGGGCGCGTGGTGGAGGGCGCCGAGCCAG GGACCTGCGTGATGACGGTGGAGGCCACCGACGCCGATGACCCCGAGACGGACAACGCGGCGCTGCGGTTCTCCATCCTGGAGCAGGGCGCGGGCGGCATGTTCAGCATCAACGCCACCACGGGAGAGATCTGCACCGCACGGCCCGGCCTCGACCGAGAG AGTGTGGGGGTGTACAACCTGACGCTGCAGGCGGCCGATATGTCCGGGGACGGGCTCACCACCACGGCCACGGCCGTCATCTACCTGGAGGACATCAACGACAACGCCCCCGAGTTCACCAAGGAGGAG TTCTCCAtggaggtggaggagcaggCGGCCGGGCTGGAGGTGGGCAGGGTCCTGGTGCACGACAAGGACCTGGCCGGCTCGCCCAACTGGTTGGCCAAATTCACCATCCTGGAGGGCGACCCCGAGGGCGCCTTCGCCATCCACACCGACCCCTACACCAACGACGGCGTGCTCTCCGTGGCCAAG CCCCTGGACCACGAGGTGCGGGACCGCTTCCAGCTGACGGTGTCGGTGCAGAACCAGCAGCCGCTGGAGCCGGGGGCCCCGGGCAGCCCGCGGGCGCTGGCCACGGTGCAGGTGCGGGTGCGGGACGTGAACGAGGCGCCCGTCTTCCGCGAGAACCCGCGGCGAGTCAGCGTGCCAGAAGGGGCCCCCCCAGGCACCCCCGTCACCACCTACACCGCCAGCGACCCCGACACGCGCCAGCTGCAGACCCTCAC CTACGCGCTGCTGTACGACCCCgcgggctggctgcagctggaccCGCACTCCGGCACCGTGCGCACCAAGCGGGAGCTGCGGCACCCCTCGGCCTTCCTGCAGGGCGGCTGGTACATCGCCCTGGTGCTCGCCCGTGATGATG CCGAGCCCCCGCTGTCCGCCACCGGCACGCTCTCCATCGAGATCCTGGAGGTGAACGACCACGCGCCCCTGCTGCAGCCGCCGGCCGGCGTGGTGTGCGGGCGGCCTGGCCGCGGGGggagcctgctgctgggggccacCGACGACGATCGGCCCCCCCACGGAGCCCCCTTCCACTtccagctcagcccccagcacccccagctcgCCCGGAACTGGAGCATCACCCGCTTCAATG TGACCCACGCGGTGCTGGCCGTGCTGGTGGAGCTGCCCGAGGGGCTCTACTCGCTGCCGTTGCTGCTGCGGGActcggggacccccccccgggagcagcagcagctgctgaacgTCTCGGTGTGTCCCTGCGGCCGCGATGGCACCTGCGAGGACGGCGTCCTGGCCGCTGCCACCGCCGGGGTCGGCATCACTCTGGAGGCTCTCCTGGTCATCCTCGGAAGCAgcaccctgctcctgc TGCTGGCACTTCTGGGGGCCGCACGGGTGCGCGGGCGCCGCCGGGCACTGCgcaaggggctgctgcagcgctCCCGGGACGACATGCGCGACAACATCCTCAACTACGACGAGCAGGGCGGAGGCGAGGAGGACCAG GACGCCTACGACATCAACCAGCTgcggcacccccagctcctccagccccgcGCCAAGCCCCCCGTGCGCAGGGACGCGCCGCTGCGCTCCGGCACCCCCTCGGCACCCCGCAAGCTGCCCAGCGGCCCCTCGGACATCGAGGACTTCATCAATGAG GGGCTGGAGGCGGCCGACAGTGACCCCAGCGTGCCCCCCTACGACACCGCCCTCATTTACGACTACGAGGGCTCGGGCTCCGTCGCCAGCCCGCTCAGCTCCATCGTGTCCAGCCTAACGGATGAGGACCAGGACTACGACTACCTGAGCGAGTGGGGGCCCCGCTTCAGGCGCCTGGCTGATCTCTACGGGCAGTAg
- the SLC22A31 gene encoding putative solute carrier family 22 member 31: protein MEAAGAATGAATGTGGGARPRGRRAAGGWAPCLALALGWALGWALGAEPPHRCRPDAALLPPPLRRLAGAALLRAAVPRLRGGWSPCQLYRYRHGPPATPGTAPGTATARPDGTGPCTRGWHYALPAAGLRSNMVTQWDLVCASRWKVPLEQTTHLLGWTLGSVAAGLACDRFGRRPTFVVSLGLAVPLGLGVALAINFLMVLVARMLFGAALAGAFLSLYVARLEQCDPPHRLEVTMVAGFFWIAGELLLPGLAVLCRDWRVLQGAVTMILALLAACWWCPALLLESPRWLLATQQLERARRTLQALAESSSRGADDQGSLMAELETLAEGSPQPRYHAVCEIFSTRVIWKNSVILGFTAFIGSGIRHCFTRNLAPHLPRFSSYLALVGAEAVACLFLCLTAERFGRRAVLLLCTVLTGISSLLLLALTQYLLDLIVLTLSVVGITASHAVTMLSIFFASEVLPTVVRGAGLGLIVGASFVGKAAAPITAIPNSRGFFLHHLVFASFAILSVLSIMLLPESRGRGLPQSLQDGESQRRPPLFHRPPREDHLPLLAPRGIPHDYSRLVSSAKRALGPRHSPPATPPET, encoded by the exons ATggaggcggcgggggcagcAACCGGGGCAGCAaccggcaccggggggggggcacggcctCGGGGCCGCCGTGCCGCGGGGGGGTGGGCTCCGTGCTTGGCGCTGGCGCTGGGCTGGGCGCTGGGGTGGGCGCTGGGAGCGGAGCCCCCCCACCGCTGCCGCCCCGACGCCGCGCtcctgccgccgccgctgcgCCGCCTGGCGGGGGCCGCCCTGCTCCGAGCCGCCGTCCCCCGGCTCCGCGGGGGCTGGAGCCCCTGCCAGCTCTACCGGTACCGCCACGGCCCCCCCGCGACCCCCGGCACGGCCCCCGGCACCGCCACCGCCCGCCCCGACGGCACCGGGCCCTGCACCCGCGGCTGGCATTACGCACTGCCCGCCGCCGGGCTGCGCTCCAACATGGTCACgcag TGGGACCTGGTGTGCGCCTCGCGCTGGAAGGTGCCTCTGGAGCAGACCACGCACTTGCTGGGCTGGACCCTGGGCAGCGTCGCCGCCGGCCTGGCCTGTGACAG GTTCGGCCGCCGCCCCACCTTCGTGGTGTCCCTGGGGCTGGCGGTGCCCCTGGGGCTCGGCGTGGCGCTGGCCATCAACTTCCTCATGGTCCTGGTGGCGAGGATGCTCTTCGGGGCCGCGCTGGCGGGCGCCTTCCTCTCCCTCTACGTGGCAC GGCTGGAGCAGTGCGACCCCCCGCACCGGCTGGAGGTGACGATGGTGGCCGGCTTCTTCTGGATcgccggggagctgctgctgccggggctGGCCGTGCTGTGCCGGGACTGGCGGGTCCTGCAGGGCGCCGTCACCATGatcctggctctgctggctgcctgctggtg GTGCCCGGCGCTGCTACTGGAGTCCCCGCGCTGGCTGCTGGCCACGCAGCAGCTCGAGAGGGCCAGGAGGACGCTGCAGGCGCTGGCCGAGAGCAGCAGCCGCGGTGCCGACGACCAAGGGAGCCTGATGGCGG AGCTGGAGACGCTGGCTGagggctccccccagccccgctaCCACGCCGTCTGCGAGATCTTCAGCACCAGGGTGATCTGGAAGAACAGCGTCATCCTCGGCTTCACCGC CTTCATCGGCTCCGGCATCCGGCACTGCTTCACCCGCAACCTGGCCCCGCACCTGCCCCGTTTCTCCTCCTACTTGGCGCTGGTGGGCGCCGAGGCGGTGGCCTGCCTCTTCCTCTGCCTCACCGCCGAGCGCTTCGGGCGCCGcgccgtgctgctgctctgcaccgTGCTCACCGgcatctcctccctgctgctgctggccctcacCCAGT ACCTGCTGGACCTCATCGTGCTGACCCTGTCGGTGGTGGGCATCACCGCCTCGCACGCCGTCACCATGCTCAGCATCTTCTTCGCCAGCGAGGTGCTGCCCACCGTGGTCAG gGGTGCCGGGCTGGGGCTGATCGTGGGGGCCAGCTTCGTGGGCAAGGCGGCCGCCCCCATCACGGCCATCCCCAACAGCCGCGGCTTCTTCCTGCACCACTTGGTGTTCGCCTCCTTCGCCATCCTCTCGGTGCTCAGCATCATGCTGCTGCCCGAGAGCCGCGGCCGGGGCCTGCCCCAGTCCCTGCAGGATGGCGAGAGCCAGCGCCGGCCCCCCCTGTTCCACCGCCCCCCCCGCGAGGACCACCTGCCCCTGCTCGCCCCCCGCGGCATCCCCCACGACTACTCCCGCCTCGTCTCCTCCGCCAAGCGGGCGCTGGGTCCCCGGCACAgccccccagccacccccccGGAGACGTAG